TCGCCCGGCGGGCCGGCGCGGTCGACATCTCCTGCAACGTCATCGGGGTCGGCGACGTGCAGCAGCCGCTGCTGGAGATCTCGGTCGGCGACTTCCTCCAGCCGATCCGGACCGCGATGCGGTCGCAGTTCATCACGACCAGGGCGGCCGCGCCACACATGATCAGCCAGGGCGGCGGCGTGGTCATCACCTTCGGCGGTTCCGGCCCGCAGACCATCGCCGGCCTGGGCGGGTTCAAGGTCTCGCTCGACGCGATGGAGGGCCTGCGCCGTCAGTGGGCCATCGAACTGGGCCCGCACGGCATCCGCGTCGTCACCCTCAAGTCCGGCGGAATAGCGGAGTCGCTGCCGCCGGAGATGCCCGAGGCCGCCGCGATCACCGAGGCGCTGACGAAGGATACGCAGCTGGGGCGTACCGCGACGCTGGCGGATGTCGGCAACGTCGCAGCCTTCGTCGCGTCCGACCACGCCCGCACGATCACCTCCACCGAGGTCAACATCTCCTGCGGCGCGATCGTCGACTGAGCTCGTCACTGTCTGGTGTGGATGATCGCGTTGTTTCCGGGAAACAGGCCCCTGCGGGTGGCTCTGAGCGGCTGGTTTCCGGGAAACAGCGCGATCATGCCGCTACCAGATCGTGTAGAGCAGGTGGTTGACGCTCAGCGCCGTCACCGCCTGCACCGTGAGCCACCAGCGGTGCGACCTGGACGGCAGCAGCGCAACTGCCGGCAGCAGCCAGATCGTGAACGGAAGCCAGATCCGCTCCACCTCGGCCTTGCTCATCCCGGACAGGTCGGCGGCCATGATCGCGACGAGCCCCGCGACCGGCAGCACCCACACCGCCATAGGACCAACTCTTGAAGAGTTGCGACGATCGTGGCCCTGCCCCGGGACGCGGTCGTGGCCTCGCCCCGGGACGCGATCGTGGTCCCGCCGCGGGGCGCGGTCGTGGACCCATCCCGGGATGTGGTCGTGGACCCAGGCCATGGCGGGGAGGAGGGCCCGGCGCACGGCCACGATCACCGCTGGACCGGCGGCGAGCACCAGGCAGGCGAGGTTGGCCCAGACCCAGTAGGCGTAGGAGCGTTCGTTCGCCACGCCCTGGTAATACCGCTCGACGACCAGGTGGTAGCCGTCGAGCCACCAGAATCCGGCGAGCGCGAACCCGGCCACGACCACCGCGGCACCGCCCAGCGCCCAGCCGATCAGCGTCCAGCGGCGGGTGAGCAGCACCATCGCGAGCGCCGGGAACGCGATGAGGACGAGTCCATAGGAGAGGAAGAGCGTTGCGCCGAGCACCAGCCCGGCCGCGACACCGAGCACGGGACCCCCGCGCCCGGGCCGGGTCGCGGCGGCGGCGAGCAGGGTCAGCCCGACCACCGCGACACCCATGAAGAGCCCGTCGGCCGAGGCGCCGACCCAGATCGCGCCGGGGAAGAGCACCGTGAACGGTACGACCGCCCGGGCGCGCTCCTCGCCGTCGAGCAGGCGTACGGTGAGCGGCACCCCGACCGCCGCGACCGCGCCGACCAGCACGCAGACGATGGCAGCCCAGGCTCCGCCGCCGAGCCCGATCCGGTCGAGGCCGACGAAGAGCAGGGTGATGCCCGGCGGGTGCCCGGAGACGTGGGTGCCCCAGGAGTCGGGCTGGAAGTCGAGGATGTGATCGGTGAAGCCGCGCAGCATGGCGCCCGCGTCGGTGATCCGGGGTACGTCGTGGAGGTATTCGGAGTCGGTGGTGAGCCGGTCCGCGAAGCCCACCTTCCACCCGTCGATCATGGCCAGCGCCATCGTCCACGCGAGCGCACCGAGGTAGGCGGCGCCGAGCAGCGCCACCCAGCCCATCCGCCGGGCGAGTGCCGGGCCGACCCCGATGACCAGCACGGCGATCGCGACGGCGAAGACCGATCCGGTGTCGGCGTGCGGCATCCACGCGGCGTAGATCGGCGGCGACATCGTGTAGACGGGGTGCCCGGCCCGGTTGAGCAGCACTCCGACGACGGCTGCCGCGCCGACGAGCGCGAGGCACGCGGCCAGCGTGATCAGGTCGGCGGCGGCGACGGCGCGGGTCGACGGGCGGGCAGCCTGCTCGGACGAGGTCAAGCCGACGGCCACCATCAGCTCCGCAGTCCCGCCGCGGCGAACTCGGTGAGCCCGGCCCGGAAGTCGATCCGCGCGGCGAAACCCAGCTCGTGCCGGGCCCGGGCGGGGGAGGCGACGACGTGGCGTACGTCGCCGGCCCGGAACCGACCGGTGACGATCGGCGGCGGCCCGGCCATCACCTCGGCGAGGGAGCCCGCCATCTCGCCGACCGTGGTGACGTGTCCCGACGCGACGTTGTAGGCGCGCAGCCCCGTCATCGAACCGGTCGCGGCGGCGAGCGCGGCGACGTTGGCGGCCGCGACATCGCGGACGTGCACGAAGTCCCGGCGCTGGCCGCCGTCCTCGAAGACCTGGGGTGCGTCGCCGCGCTCCAGCGCCGACCGGAAG
This portion of the Allocatelliglobosispora scoriae genome encodes:
- a CDS encoding SDR family NAD(P)-dependent oxidoreductase translates to MLLERKVAVVYGAGSIGTAVASAFAREGARVFLASRKEETLRRSADRISAAGGTAETAVVDALDQQAVTDFVDGVARRAGAVDISCNVIGVGDVQQPLLEISVGDFLQPIRTAMRSQFITTRAAAPHMISQGGGVVITFGGSGPQTIAGLGGFKVSLDAMEGLRRQWAIELGPHGIRVVTLKSGGIAESLPPEMPEAAAITEALTKDTQLGRTATLADVGNVAAFVASDHARTITSTEVNISCGAIVD